From Domibacillus sp. DTU_2020_1001157_1_SI_ALB_TIR_016, a single genomic window includes:
- a CDS encoding 7TM diverse intracellular signaling domain-containing protein: protein MPSVRFLCGLFFLMSWFPQAVHAEGQPASEDIHLSIFYLEDSKQQFSIEEVAAAQKKHLFRPAEKSPNFGYTDSVYWFRLTVENKTGQERLLLEVPSPPLDSLILYGPDGKGAFQKTEAGDTKEFGDRLIKHRNFLFPIKLSSGEKKTYYLRVQTEGAMSVPIQLWTEDTFLPHSTKETAIHFGYYGLVIIMAVYNFFLFIFLRNKSYLVYTLFSLSYVMIHMANLGDAYQWLWPSASWWNNRSIVFFISFSFILSCFFIRHLLNVPKYSPWMDQALSLLAAIQVLIIGILFFVSYPLALHMIFVSSLLHSLFFLFLALFLWKKGSKLAKYFLFAWLFFLIGNTISSLADAGLIVRSLATHYAVLIGSPLELVLFSLGLSAQVGLIRKEKEQLYEKVQETQKDITLTIGEVMEARSKETSHHVKRVAEYSGIIALAYGLSGEEVKKLKAASPMHDLGKVGIPDSILNKPGKLTEEEFKEMKKHTTIGYNMLKHSSGETLQIAAIIAHQHHEKYDGTGYPRKLKGEDIHLFARITAIADVFDALNSKRAYKEKWDLDGILSFMEREKGKHFDPMLVDLFLADIDAALEVAHKFPE, encoded by the coding sequence ATGCCTAGCGTACGGTTTTTATGCGGACTGTTTTTTCTGATGTCATGGTTTCCGCAGGCTGTTCATGCCGAGGGGCAGCCGGCATCGGAGGATATACATTTATCTATTTTTTATTTGGAAGATTCCAAGCAGCAATTCTCTATTGAGGAGGTTGCTGCGGCTCAAAAGAAGCATCTGTTTCGACCGGCGGAAAAAAGTCCGAATTTTGGCTATACGGATTCTGTCTATTGGTTCCGGCTCACGGTGGAAAACAAAACGGGTCAAGAAAGATTACTGCTTGAGGTCCCTTCTCCTCCACTTGATTCTCTGATTCTTTACGGGCCCGACGGGAAGGGGGCTTTTCAGAAAACAGAAGCAGGGGATACAAAGGAGTTTGGCGACAGGCTGATTAAACATCGAAACTTTCTGTTTCCTATTAAACTCTCAAGCGGAGAAAAGAAAACGTACTACCTGCGGGTGCAAACGGAAGGTGCCATGAGCGTTCCGATCCAACTGTGGACAGAGGACACCTTTTTGCCGCATTCTACAAAAGAAACAGCGATTCATTTTGGCTATTACGGACTTGTCATCATTATGGCTGTTTATAATTTCTTTTTATTTATCTTTTTACGGAATAAAAGCTATTTGGTTTACACGCTGTTTTCTCTTTCGTATGTCATGATTCACATGGCTAATTTAGGGGACGCTTATCAATGGCTATGGCCTTCGGCGTCGTGGTGGAATAACCGTTCTATCGTGTTTTTTATTAGTTTTTCATTTATTCTTTCCTGCTTTTTTATTCGTCATTTATTGAACGTTCCCAAGTATTCGCCCTGGATGGATCAAGCTTTATCGCTATTAGCAGCCATACAGGTGCTTATTATTGGTATTTTATTTTTCGTAAGCTACCCGCTTGCCTTGCATATGATTTTTGTTTCGAGCTTGCTCCACAGCCTTTTCTTTCTTTTTTTGGCCTTATTCTTATGGAAAAAAGGCAGTAAACTGGCGAAGTATTTTCTTTTTGCCTGGCTGTTTTTTCTAATTGGCAATACGATTTCTTCTCTTGCGGATGCCGGGCTCATCGTGCGCAGCCTGGCAACCCATTATGCCGTTTTAATTGGCTCTCCATTGGAACTGGTTTTGTTCTCACTGGGCCTTTCCGCTCAAGTAGGACTTATCCGGAAAGAAAAGGAACAGCTCTATGAGAAGGTGCAGGAAACACAAAAAGATATCACGCTGACGATCGGGGAGGTTATGGAAGCACGTTCAAAAGAAACATCCCACCATGTGAAAAGAGTAGCGGAATATTCCGGCATTATAGCCCTTGCCTATGGACTGTCAGGGGAAGAAGTGAAAAAGCTAAAAGCGGCTTCTCCTATGCATGATCTTGGAAAAGTGGGGATTCCAGACAGCATCTTAAACAAGCCCGGCAAGCTGACAGAGGAAGAATTCAAAGAAATGAAAAAGCATACGACGATCGGCTATAATATGCTTAAGCATTCATCCGGTGAGACCTTGCAAATCGCGGCGATTATTGCCCATCAGCATCATGAAAAATATGATGGTACCGGGTACCCACGGAAGCTAAAGGGAGAAGACATTCATTTGTTTGCAAGGATTACCGCTATTGCGGATGTGTTCGATGCATTAAACAGTAAAAGAGCTTATAAAGAAAAATGGGACCTGGATGGTATTCTTTCTTTTATGGAAAGAGAAAAAGGAAAGCATTTCGATCCGATGTTAGTTGATTTATTTTTAGCTGACATTGATGCCGCCCTCGAAGTAGCTCATAAATTCCCTGAATAG
- a CDS encoding GGDEF domain-containing protein — protein MKKDTWSAFFQPDRPEDEQFCREHGEMLFARLRFVCLMVVLSYPLYLALDLYFLSTGEKRLNLGILSFLHFLSFFMSLTFLLVRKKLIRRQQSGRRDLLHYVYSYFCFYIFIGASGSLNSQFLTGNIYAYLIILLAASVTFPIPPKKSAVMLAGIHVLFLTGLMKIGGFSLTSIMNMINSTAAAGIAFFLSSTFYSYRKKEMESQQQLQKNEKTFRLLFDLNPHPLILARLSNYQIILFNQRASAYYEGTQLHDKGAGLLFKNSYEEQNIVDVLQEKGSIKGYLTPHFDPAKKDIWIMLSVELVDYLQEPCLLIGTTDVTSFKAEEEKLSAHAFLDELTGIMNRRKGLNVLSSLMNSRQAQPFTLCYIDINGLKTVNDRYGHNKGDHFIKAICQAIQKSLGEEDLLFRMGGDEFVILFPNQPPEAANQAWAAIQLEFDRANQVSRQPYKLSASHGICYYHPGMNISLEELLEMADQEMYKEKRSRHHNKLPPSLP, from the coding sequence ATGAAGAAAGATACATGGAGCGCTTTCTTTCAACCGGATCGGCCTGAAGATGAGCAGTTCTGCCGCGAGCATGGTGAAATGCTGTTCGCCAGGCTTCGGTTTGTTTGTTTAATGGTTGTCCTGTCTTACCCGCTTTATTTGGCTTTGGATCTTTACTTTTTGTCAACGGGAGAAAAGAGATTAAACTTGGGTATTCTCTCTTTTTTACATTTTCTTTCGTTCTTTATGTCGCTCACCTTTTTGCTGGTCCGTAAAAAGCTGATCCGGCGCCAGCAGTCTGGCAGGAGGGATTTGCTGCATTATGTATATAGCTATTTTTGCTTTTATATTTTCATTGGCGCGTCCGGATCGTTAAACAGCCAATTTTTAACCGGCAATATTTACGCGTATTTAATTATTTTACTGGCAGCTTCTGTGACTTTTCCGATCCCTCCAAAAAAATCCGCAGTCATGCTGGCCGGCATCCATGTTTTGTTTCTAACCGGATTAATGAAAATTGGCGGTTTTTCACTTACATCTATTATGAATATGATTAATTCGACCGCAGCAGCCGGCATTGCTTTTTTTCTATCGTCCACTTTTTATTCCTATCGAAAAAAAGAGATGGAAAGCCAGCAGCAGCTTCAAAAGAACGAAAAAACATTTCGCCTTTTATTTGATTTAAATCCGCACCCACTCATTCTGGCACGGCTTTCTAATTATCAGATTATCCTTTTTAATCAGCGGGCATCTGCGTATTACGAAGGAACTCAGCTGCACGATAAAGGCGCTGGCCTTCTTTTTAAAAATTCGTATGAGGAGCAGAATATCGTTGATGTTTTGCAGGAGAAAGGAAGCATCAAAGGATATTTAACGCCGCATTTTGATCCGGCGAAGAAAGATATTTGGATTATGCTGAGTGTGGAATTAGTTGATTATTTGCAGGAACCGTGCCTGCTGATCGGAACAACGGATGTAACGAGCTTTAAAGCAGAAGAAGAAAAGTTATCGGCGCATGCCTTTTTGGATGAACTGACAGGTATTATGAACAGACGAAAAGGGCTGAATGTTCTTTCTAGCCTGATGAACAGCCGCCAGGCCCAGCCCTTTACACTCTGCTACATCGATATTAACGGATTAAAAACTGTTAATGACCGTTACGGCCATAATAAAGGTGACCATTTTATTAAAGCGATCTGCCAAGCAATTCAAAAATCTCTGGGTGAAGAAGATCTTTTATTTCGAATGGGCGGGGATGAGTTTGTTATTCTTTTTCCCAATCAGCCGCCGGAAGCGGCCAATCAAGCCTGGGCTGCCATTCAATTAGAGTTTGACCGCGCCAACCAGGTCTCCCGGCAGCCGTACAAATTGTCGGCCAGTCACGGCATCTGCTATTACCATCCCGGCATGAATATTTCTCTTGAAGAGCTGCTTGAAATGGCTGATCAGGAAATGTATAAAGAAAAAAGAAGCCGGCATCACAATAAACTTCCTCCTTCTCTTCCTTAA
- a CDS encoding MerR family transcriptional regulator: MTDEEKSYKTKKVITIGIVSELTGLSERQIRYYEERQLIFPDRSERGTRKYSFGDVETLMDIANQMEDGVRTFEIRQEMKKRPDQDKLKRSMIKGQLNARFGIQNKFK; this comes from the coding sequence ATGACAGATGAAGAGAAAAGCTATAAGACGAAAAAGGTTATTACAATTGGAATTGTGAGCGAGTTAACCGGCTTGTCTGAACGCCAGATTCGCTATTACGAAGAACGCCAGCTTATTTTCCCTGACCGCTCAGAAAGAGGCACGCGAAAATACTCCTTTGGCGACGTGGAAACACTGATGGATATTGCCAACCAAATGGAAGATGGTGTCCGGACATTTGAAATCAGGCAGGAAATGAAGAAAAGACCAGATCAAGACAAATTAAAACGAAGCATGATCAAAGGCCAGCTGAATGCACGGTTCGGTATTCAAAACAAGTTCAAATGA
- the nirB gene encoding nitrite reductase large subunit NirB: MTKEKIVLIGNGMAGVRSIEEILKINPNRFHITIFGEEPYPNYNRIQLSKVLQGDTTIADITLNDWNWYEEQNIQLYPGEGVTRIDTEAKCVHTTKERTVQYDKLIIATGSVPFIIPVPGHEKKGVTAFRDIKDCEKMIDASKEFKKASVIGGGLLGLEAARGLLNLGMEVNVIHLADFLMERQLDETAGKMLQKELEKQGMNFLMQKQTAEILGENRVEGIRFNDGEEIETDLVVMAVGIRPNTSLAKESGIAVNRGILVNDFMETNIPDVYAVGECAEHREVVYGLVAPLYEQGKAMAAHICDTQAPGYAGSVLSTQLKVSGVDVFSVGEIVEDEETKTIKMFDDWKGTYKKVLIRDGKMAGAVLFGDTSEGNKLLRLINKKADVEEYIGAAEEGTGGASLVASMDDSELICGCNGVSKGTIMEAIKRDGLTTVDQVKACTSASRSCGGCKPLVVDLLAHTLGDGFDTSNQKEAICGCTTLSRDEVVEAIREKGLTHTKEVMNVLGWETDGGCSKCRPALNYYLGMINPKEYEDEKASKFVNERMHGNIQKDGTYSVVPRMYGGVTSANDLRKIADVADKYNVPLIKVTGGQRIDLFGVKKEDLPGMWADLDMPSGYAYGKTLRTVKTCVGESFCRFGTQDSMSMGIQMEKKFERIGTPHKVKMAVSACPRNCAESGIKDIGVVGVDGGWEIYVGGNGGTHLRAADLFCKVKTNEEVMEMTGAFMQYYREDAVYLERTAAWVERVGLDHIKEVLSDKATRDALNARIDEALSVTKEPWKEVIESEKIRKELYETELVSTTK, encoded by the coding sequence ATGACAAAAGAAAAAATCGTACTAATCGGAAATGGGATGGCCGGTGTCCGGTCTATTGAAGAAATATTAAAAATTAACCCGAATCGGTTTCATATTACTATTTTTGGTGAAGAGCCTTATCCGAACTATAACCGTATTCAATTGTCAAAGGTCCTTCAAGGAGATACAACGATCGCTGACATTACGCTAAACGACTGGAACTGGTACGAAGAACAAAACATTCAGTTATATCCAGGTGAAGGGGTAACGCGGATTGATACAGAAGCAAAATGTGTTCATACCACAAAAGAGCGGACAGTCCAATATGACAAACTTATTATTGCGACAGGCTCGGTTCCTTTTATTATTCCGGTGCCGGGGCATGAGAAAAAAGGCGTAACCGCATTCCGTGATATTAAAGACTGTGAAAAAATGATCGATGCGTCCAAAGAATTCAAAAAAGCGTCCGTTATTGGAGGAGGTCTTCTCGGACTCGAAGCTGCACGCGGGCTCTTGAATCTAGGCATGGAAGTAAACGTTATTCATCTGGCCGACTTTTTAATGGAGCGCCAGCTCGATGAAACAGCCGGTAAAATGCTGCAGAAAGAGCTGGAAAAGCAAGGAATGAACTTCCTTATGCAAAAGCAGACAGCCGAGATTTTAGGGGAGAACCGGGTAGAAGGTATCCGCTTTAATGACGGCGAAGAAATCGAAACGGATCTGGTCGTGATGGCGGTCGGTATCCGGCCGAATACATCATTGGCGAAAGAGAGCGGTATTGCCGTAAACCGGGGCATTCTTGTCAACGACTTTATGGAAACCAATATCCCAGATGTGTACGCGGTTGGGGAATGTGCCGAGCACCGCGAAGTCGTCTACGGCCTTGTGGCTCCGCTTTATGAGCAGGGCAAGGCAATGGCAGCGCACATTTGTGATACACAGGCTCCCGGCTATGCAGGCTCAGTTCTGTCCACACAGTTAAAAGTTTCGGGTGTGGATGTATTCTCGGTCGGTGAAATTGTAGAAGATGAAGAAACGAAGACAATTAAAATGTTTGATGACTGGAAAGGCACATACAAAAAGGTCTTAATCCGTGACGGAAAAATGGCCGGTGCTGTTTTGTTTGGGGACACAAGTGAAGGAAATAAGCTGCTTCGCCTGATTAATAAGAAAGCGGATGTAGAGGAATACATCGGTGCGGCGGAAGAAGGCACTGGTGGAGCGAGCCTGGTGGCATCTATGGATGACAGCGAATTGATCTGCGGCTGTAACGGCGTATCAAAAGGCACCATCATGGAAGCGATCAAACGTGACGGGCTGACAACTGTGGATCAAGTAAAAGCCTGCACGAGTGCATCCCGTTCATGCGGCGGCTGTAAACCACTCGTTGTAGACCTGCTTGCCCATACATTAGGAGATGGATTTGACACATCGAACCAAAAAGAAGCGATCTGCGGCTGTACCACGCTTTCGCGTGATGAAGTTGTTGAGGCAATTCGTGAAAAAGGGCTGACTCATACAAAAGAAGTGATGAATGTGCTTGGCTGGGAAACAGACGGCGGCTGTTCAAAGTGCCGTCCAGCACTGAACTATTATTTAGGCATGATTAATCCGAAAGAATACGAGGATGAAAAAGCCTCTAAATTTGTGAACGAGCGGATGCATGGCAATATTCAAAAAGATGGCACCTATTCAGTTGTACCGCGGATGTATGGCGGTGTAACGTCAGCGAATGACCTGAGGAAAATTGCGGATGTAGCAGATAAATATAATGTGCCGCTCATCAAAGTAACCGGCGGCCAGCGGATTGATTTATTCGGTGTGAAAAAAGAGGATCTGCCGGGTATGTGGGCGGATTTGGATATGCCGTCCGGCTATGCGTACGGAAAAACATTACGAACGGTTAAAACCTGTGTCGGTGAAAGTTTCTGCCGCTTCGGCACCCAGGATTCCATGAGCATGGGAATCCAGATGGAAAAGAAATTCGAGCGAATCGGCACACCGCATAAAGTGAAAATGGCCGTATCTGCCTGCCCGCGCAACTGTGCAGAATCTGGCATCAAGGATATTGGAGTCGTGGGTGTAGACGGCGGCTGGGAAATATACGTTGGCGGAAATGGCGGAACCCATCTGCGGGCAGCTGATCTTTTCTGCAAAGTAAAAACGAACGAAGAAGTAATGGAAATGACAGGTGCATTTATGCAGTATTACCGGGAGGATGCGGTATATCTTGAACGGACGGCGGCCTGGGTAGAGCGTGTCGGCCTTGACCATATTAAAGAAGTTCTGTCCGATAAAGCCACGCGTGATGCGCTGAACGCCCGGATCGACGAAGCACTGTCTGTCACAAAAGAGCCGTGGAAAGAAGTAATTGAAAGCGAAAAAATCCGAAAAGAACTATATGAAACAGAGCTTGTGAGCACAACAAAATAA
- the nirD gene encoding nitrite reductase small subunit NirD, translating into MEKTLEKVRIASIADLPEKMGKTVRVGELELAVFKLGNGTVRAIENRCPHKGGVLAEGIVSGEHVFCPMHDWKICTTDGKVQAPDVGCVSTYKAVIEDNDVYLFI; encoded by the coding sequence ATGGAAAAAACATTGGAGAAGGTACGGATCGCATCCATTGCGGATTTACCGGAGAAAATGGGAAAAACTGTCCGGGTGGGAGAGCTGGAACTGGCTGTGTTTAAACTTGGAAATGGCACGGTCAGAGCGATTGAAAACCGCTGCCCGCACAAAGGAGGGGTGCTCGCAGAAGGAATTGTCAGCGGCGAGCACGTTTTCTGCCCGATGCATGACTGGAAAATTTGCACAACTGATGGGAAAGTGCAGGCGCCGGATGTTGGCTGTGTGTCCACTTATAAAGCCGTTATTGAAGACAACGACGTATACTTATTTATTTAA
- the cobA gene encoding uroporphyrinogen-III C-methyltransferase: MGVSIVGAGPGDPELITVKALKAIQTADVILYDRLVNKELLKESKPSAVRVFCGKFPGNHVMTQDRINRLIVKFASDGKSVVRLKGGDPFVFGRGGEEAAYARSFGIPVEIIPGITAGIAAPAYANIPVTHREYGNSFAIVTGHQMEGKGETDWSKLATSVDTLVIYMGMKHLDHITKQLIHHGRSGAMMAAVIEQGTTNAQRVVTAPLCRIAEEAQKQEIGNPAVIVIGDVVNCREQLEREMALAAAY, from the coding sequence ATGGGTGTATCGATTGTAGGAGCAGGGCCGGGCGATCCGGAACTCATTACCGTTAAAGCATTAAAAGCCATTCAAACGGCCGATGTTATTTTATATGACCGGCTTGTAAACAAAGAGCTGTTGAAGGAGTCAAAACCATCAGCTGTCCGCGTCTTCTGCGGAAAGTTTCCAGGCAATCATGTGATGACTCAGGACCGTATTAATCGGCTGATAGTAAAGTTCGCTTCTGACGGAAAAAGTGTGGTGCGTTTAAAAGGCGGTGATCCGTTTGTGTTCGGACGCGGCGGCGAAGAAGCTGCTTATGCGAGAAGCTTTGGCATCCCGGTTGAAATTATTCCGGGTATTACGGCGGGCATTGCTGCACCTGCTTATGCAAATATTCCCGTTACACACCGGGAGTACGGCAATTCATTCGCCATTGTCACCGGGCATCAAATGGAAGGCAAAGGGGAAACAGATTGGTCGAAGCTTGCCACGTCTGTAGACACGCTTGTGATTTATATGGGCATGAAACACTTGGATCATATTACGAAGCAGCTCATTCACCATGGCCGCAGTGGGGCAATGATGGCCGCAGTGATTGAGCAGGGCACGACAAATGCACAGCGGGTTGTAACAGCGCCTCTGTGCCGTATTGCAGAAGAAGCGCAGAAGCAGGAAATAGGCAATCCGGCTGTAATTGTCATTGGCGACGTCGTCAACTGCCGGGAGCAGCTGGAACGTGAAATGGCTCTGGCGGCTGCCTATTAA
- a CDS encoding AbrB/MazE/SpoVT family DNA-binding domain-containing protein, translated as MIAVKSKRIMDAQGRVVLPKAVRKELGISPEDRVRVVGQQDEITIEKYTEQQVEETQMCYITGAASPDCHSFSGGIHLSKEAALKILAEWKSKQ; from the coding sequence ATGATTGCGGTGAAATCAAAGCGAATTATGGATGCGCAGGGGCGGGTGGTTCTGCCGAAAGCGGTGCGGAAGGAGCTGGGTATTTCTCCGGAAGACCGGGTACGGGTGGTAGGACAGCAGGATGAAATTACGATTGAGAAGTACACGGAGCAGCAGGTGGAGGAAACGCAAATGTGTTATATAACGGGCGCTGCATCGCCTGACTGCCATTCATTTAGCGGAGGTATTCATTTAAGTAAAGAAGCGGCTCTCAAGATTCTGGCAGAATGGAAGTCTAAACAGTAA
- a CDS encoding undecaprenyl-diphosphate phosphatase produces the protein MDFITLLKAVILGLVEGMTEFAPVSSTGHMIIVDDMWLHSKEFLGKYAANTFKVVIQLGSILAVVVVFRQRFIDLLGLNKETRGKENRLRLGQVLVGLVPAGVLGVLFEDTIDKYLFTTETVLIGLVAGAVLMIIADIYRGRKQTDNIAETVDQITYKQAFLVGIFQCLSVLLPGFSRSGSTISGGVLVGMSYRAAADFTFIMAVPIMAGASSISLLKNLEYISSSDLPFYAVGFISAFIFALISIKFFLKLINRIKLTPFAIYRIILAAVIYFVFL, from the coding sequence ATGGATTTTATCACTCTATTAAAAGCGGTTATTCTCGGGCTTGTAGAAGGAATGACCGAATTTGCCCCGGTTTCTTCAACAGGGCATATGATTATTGTCGATGATATGTGGCTTCACTCTAAAGAATTTTTGGGAAAATATGCAGCTAATACGTTCAAGGTTGTCATCCAGCTTGGTTCTATTTTAGCGGTGGTTGTTGTATTCAGGCAGCGGTTTATTGATTTGCTTGGCTTAAACAAAGAAACACGCGGCAAAGAAAATCGGCTTCGTCTTGGCCAGGTGCTTGTTGGATTGGTTCCGGCCGGGGTTTTAGGTGTTTTGTTTGAAGATACGATTGATAAGTATTTGTTTACAACTGAGACTGTGTTGATCGGACTTGTGGCTGGTGCTGTCCTGATGATTATTGCAGATATTTACAGGGGCAGAAAGCAGACGGATAATATAGCTGAGACTGTTGATCAAATAACGTATAAGCAGGCATTTCTTGTTGGTATTTTCCAATGTCTTTCTGTTCTGCTTCCCGGTTTTTCACGTTCTGGATCTACCATTTCCGGCGGGGTTCTTGTTGGCATGAGCTATCGTGCTGCAGCGGATTTTACGTTTATTATGGCTGTGCCGATTATGGCCGGGGCCAGCTCTATTTCACTGTTGAAAAACCTTGAGTATATTTCAAGCTCTGATCTTCCTTTTTACGCGGTCGGTTTTATTAGTGCTTTTATTTTCGCTTTAATTTCCATTAAGTTCTTCTTGAAATTAATTAACCGTATCAAATTAACTCCGTTTGCCATTTATCGTATCATTCTGGCAGCGGTCATTTATTTCGTCTTTTTGTAA